AACCTCTTTATCACATTCATTGTTgagttttctttttcaaatagtCCCTTGAATATGGAATTTACTCTAGTGGTGGAatacaccaaaatattaatactTTGCACTTTATATGTTTAGtcaattttaaaaacaaatagaGCCTCACTTTTCCTTGTTTCAAGCAGTGTTTTAAAAAGTACGGGTGTCAAAGATGGAGAATTTGACACAAAATAAAAAGTGCTAATACAACCGAAAGCACTCCACTATAAATACAAGAAGTGgaaaatattcatataatacaagcaTCAAGCATTAGAAATGTCACTAGCAAACATATCACGAAACTCCATCCAATAGACATCATTTTGTTCTCCTACATCTTTGACATCTATATTGTTAGCTCTTGAGGTTGTGCCaatatcattagaatcaaccgaTAGAATATAACTCTCATTCTCGGCTATTTGGAATGTATCATCCACATTGCATTTCTTTCTAATATAATTGTGAATGGCCATAGTAGCAAGTACGATGTCCCTTTGTGTGTCAATGTGATAGTATGACATGTCTCTCAAAATAGACCATCTTGCTTTCCAAACGTCAAATGTGCGCTCTACTAAATTTCTACAAGAAGAATGTAAATAGTTAAATTTCTCAATGCGTACTCTTGGCTCTCGCAATGGTCAAATTGCACCGCGGCGAAATTCAGCTAGATGATATCTTACATTATTTCCTTTGTATGGAGCCATGTATCCTTTCATGTGTGCATTTAACCCAACACTCTCGATAcgaaatataaaattatgtgtaaCATTTCActaaaatttgaataaatagtACATAAAAAGATATcaattcataacttgaaaaatataatcAGTTAATGCTAAAGAAATTAACGGTTAAATTCATTAACTCTTGAAGTTACGTCtaattatgttttttaaatttctCACTAATAAAACTTCAATTATGTTTTCATGTCCAAATATATATGCACTTAACTTTCAAATAACTTTGCAAGTTTACTTCAAATGTATtcttttaatttcaattattaGTCAATTCATGTCGAAACacctatcaattttttttttcttttccatttttacTCTAAAAGTAGCTCATTTAAAACTCTCATGATCTAGTGGTAatagtaaggtctgcgtacactctaccctcccaaaACCTCATTTAATAAAATTACActgtgtatgttgttgttacgtTATTGTTGATGAAAATGACCTAATTACATTTGTACTAATTACCAACATAAAAAGGGAAACCACCTACACTTAGCTTTCAAGGACAAAAGGGCTAAATCTTTCTACTAAACACAAATTAATCTTTTTTTCTAATTCCTTAATCCTCTCAATAGATTTTTAATGGAGAAATCTCCAAATTCAGGTAGAGGTGTTAGCTATGGTGGAGGTCAAAGTTCTTTAGGTTATCTATTTGGTGATGATAAAAAGCAACAAAAGATTGATGAGCCTCCACCTTCTCCAACCATTCTTGCACCTCCCTATGGAATTGATGATGATGCAAATGAATCACAAAATAATTCTAATACTACTTCAATTACTTATCAAAAATCTCAGGGACAAAATTCTGGAATTTTCATCACTGTGagtattattttatgtttatatatataatattatataatgcAATTGTCCTTGGTTATAAATTATCAACAAAGTTTGTTCATAGTTGTTTTCATAATATAGTTCTCAGATTTATTTACAGCTAGTAGCTTGAAAATAAAGAGAACTTAGATCTATAGGTAATTGTCATTTTTTATTGCCCTtggttataaaataaaataaaataaaaattgccctttgatttctctttttccctttcattcattcatagttattaaatttattattaactAGTAGCTTGAAAATAGGGAGAACTTTTAATGATTTTCATTTTAACTGCCCTTGGTTAATTAATTATCAAGAAAGTATGttcattttatctttttttttcttttcattcatTAATAGTTCTTAGATTTATTTACTAGtagcttgaaaatatatagagagagcttctaatgattttcatttttgatttcCCTTAGTTAATTATCAAGAATATTTTCAtttgaatatgaattttttttcgaGATTTGTTTTGACCCGATGCATTTAAACTTagttttaattttcaaaatttgtgaTATTAGCCGCAATCCAGAAATATAGTAAACTTCAAGTAATTTTTGTTTTGTATAATGTTGATAGCTTAATAACGGCATGGTCAGTAAGAATTTATATAGCTGACTCTAATTTTTGTTGCTTGGGATAGAGGAACTTCTTGTTGTAGTTGCTCTTGGTTTATCAATTCTTCGTgtacattttctttttttctttcattgatTCATATTATATAGttgttaattgttttttttttctttgtttatttaaattaaattcttaACTAGGGTCGTCCATCGACAAAGGTGAATTCAGTTCCAGGAGGAGATTCATCATTGGGCTATTTGTTTGGAGATAAGTCTTGATATTTCTTCATGATCTATCTAACTTCTAAGCATGGATGAAGTTTAATTAATTAGGGTTTGAATAAGGGAGAAATTTGCAATTTCTCTATAGtttcaatatttatattttaccAGTGAAGGGGAGTCTTAGAGTAATGATAAAGTTATTTCTGTGTGATCTAAAGGTCATGAGTTCAAATTTACGTGGAGATAATCGCGCTCATGCTTGCATTACACCAGGTTGTCTACATTGCAGTATACTTTGTGCTATCGGACTGCCCATCCCCCTTTAATTTGCCTTTTAACTTGTTTTTAGAAATTCCAATGTTTGTATTTGTGTGCTAATTAGTAGtcttttaatataaatttgtgTGCGGTTGTGTAAGAAGTTAATTTGTGTATGATGAAGATCATCATGCAAATTTGGTTAGGGTTTGTAAGGTTTTCAGTATTATGTATTATATCAATctttaaatgaaataaattattcatgttGTAATAAAGGGGTCTTTGCTTTCTTTAATTATTCTGAGTTTGTCCTGATCCAAATGTTAATTTGAAAAGAGCTTTGAACAAAAATTTtccaaatattaattataatattctctttcttctcatatATAGAATATAGTTTCCTCTCAATAATATTTGCTGGGGTCATTCCTtttgtttctattttttaaaaatatatctatGAGTTGTTTTATGTTCCTGATCTTTTGTT
The genomic region above belongs to Solanum dulcamara chromosome 5, daSolDulc1.2, whole genome shotgun sequence and contains:
- the LOC129888587 gene encoding protein SPIRAL1-like 5, producing the protein MEKSPNSGRGVSYGGGQSSLGYLFGDDKKQQKIDEPPPSPTILAPPYGIDDDANESQNNSNTTSITYQKSQGQNSGIFITGRPSTKVNSVPGGDSSLGYLFGDKS